Sequence from the Clostridium saccharobutylicum DSM 13864 genome:
GGAAATGTAGCAATTAAATATGGATTAAAAGGACCTTGTACATCAGTAGTAACTGCATGTGCTACTGGTACAAATAATATTGGTGATTCATTTAGATTAATAAAACATGGTTATGCAGATGTAATGCTTGCTGGTGGAGCAGAAGCGCCTATAACTAGATTAGGAGTTACAGGATTTAATAGCATGAAGGCATTAAATACAGACAATAATCCAAAGAAAGCGTCTATTCCTTTTGATAAAGATAGAAGTGGATTTGTAATGGGTGAAGGTGCAGGACTTGTAGTACTTGAATCATTAGAACATGCACAAGCTAGAGGTGCGAATATAATAGCAGAAGTTGTAGGATATGGTTCAACTTGTGATGCTTATCATATAACATCACCTGCACCAGATGGTAGTGGCGCAGCAAAAGCAATGGTAGATGCTATCGAGGAAGCAGGAATTAAACCAGAAGATATTTCATATATAAATGCACATGGAACTTCAACACAATTAAATGATAAATTTGAAACTGCAGCAATAAAAAAAGTGTTTGGTGAAAATACTGAGGTTCCAATATCTTCTACAAAATCAATGACAGGTCATCTTTTAGGTGCAGCGGGAGCTATTGAAACAATAATATGTGCAAAGGTTCTTCAAGAAGGGTTTATTCCGCCAACAATAGGTTATGAAACACCTGATGAAGGATTAGATTTAGATTATGTACCGAATGTTGGAAGAAAGCAAAATGCAGAATATGCTTTAACTAATTCATTAGGATTTGGTGGTCATAATGCAACTTTAGTTTTAAAAAAGTGGAATGAATAGTCAGGAGGTTAAGTCATGGAATTTGAAAATATTAAAGAACTTATAAATTTAGTCAACTCTTCAGATTTAGCATTTTTTGAACTTTCTAATGGGAATGATCATATAAAAATGGATAAGTCATTTAACAGGGGAGTTAGTGATACTAATTTAAATAATACAAAAACTATTAATAGTCCTGTTGTTTCAATAGCAACTTCAGAAAATATTCCTGTAAAAAAAGAAGAAGTAAAAAAAGTCGAAAAAGAAGTTGCTCAAGAAAAAGAAGATGATGAAAACACAAGTGTTATAACTTCACCAATGGTAGGAACATTCTATTCATCAGCTTCTCCTGAAAGCCCAGCATTTGTAAAAGTTGGAGATGAGATTTCTAAAGGAAAAATTATTTGTATAATTGAAGCCATGAAGCTTATGAATGAGATAGAAAGTGAATTTGATGGAACAATTGTCAAATGTTTAGTTAATGATGGAGATATGGTAGAGTACGGACAGCCATTATTCAAAATTAAGGGGGAATAGAAATTGCTTAATATAAAAGAAATAAAAGAAATTTTGCCTCATAGATATCCAATGTTATTAATAGATAGAGTAACTGAAATGGATATTGAAGACAAAATGTTTGTAAGAGGATATAAAAATGTTTCTGCGAATGAAGCATTTTTCCAAGGTCATTACCCAAATGAACCAATTATGCCTGGTGTTTTGCAAATTGAAGCATTATCACAAGCAGGCGCGGTTGCTATTCTTTCAATGGAAAAGTTTAAAGGAAAAACTCCGTTATTTGCAGGTACTAATAAAGTAAGATTTAAAAATAAAGTAGTACCAGGAGATAGATTAGATTTATATTGCGAAATTATAAAACTTAAGGGACCTATTGGAATTGGAAAAGGAATAGCAACAGTTGATGGTAAAGTGGCTTGTGAAGCTGAAATATTATTTGCTATAGGATAGGTGATAGAAATGTTTAAAAAAGTGCTAATTGCAAACAGAGGAGAAATTGCT
This genomic interval carries:
- the fabF gene encoding beta-ketoacyl-ACP synthase II, producing MERRVVITGMGALTPIGNDVNTFWNNAKEGKLGIDFITLIDQDLIDVKIAAEVKDFDADTLIGKKESKRLDRFAQFGLVASDEAIKNSGIDLEKENLDRFGVMLGSGIGGFETIETEASKIATGKSKRVSPFFVPMTIINLGAGNVAIKYGLKGPCTSVVTACATGTNNIGDSFRLIKHGYADVMLAGGAEAPITRLGVTGFNSMKALNTDNNPKKASIPFDKDRSGFVMGEGAGLVVLESLEHAQARGANIIAEVVGYGSTCDAYHITSPAPDGSGAAKAMVDAIEEAGIKPEDISYINAHGTSTQLNDKFETAAIKKVFGENTEVPISSTKSMTGHLLGAAGAIETIICAKVLQEGFIPPTIGYETPDEGLDLDYVPNVGRKQNAEYALTNSLGFGGHNATLVLKKWNE
- the accB gene encoding acetyl-CoA carboxylase biotin carboxyl carrier protein, whose translation is MEFENIKELINLVNSSDLAFFELSNGNDHIKMDKSFNRGVSDTNLNNTKTINSPVVSIATSENIPVKKEEVKKVEKEVAQEKEDDENTSVITSPMVGTFYSSASPESPAFVKVGDEISKGKIICIIEAMKLMNEIESEFDGTIVKCLVNDGDMVEYGQPLFKIKGE
- the fabZ gene encoding 3-hydroxyacyl-ACP dehydratase FabZ is translated as MLNIKEIKEILPHRYPMLLIDRVTEMDIEDKMFVRGYKNVSANEAFFQGHYPNEPIMPGVLQIEALSQAGAVAILSMEKFKGKTPLFAGTNKVRFKNKVVPGDRLDLYCEIIKLKGPIGIGKGIATVDGKVACEAEILFAIG